ttgcaggaattgtaaaatattttttcttattaacacatatgaactgtgatcatgcacaacaaaaaaacacaagaattaaagggatagttcacccaaaaacaaaaattctgtcatcatttactcactctcatgttgttacaaacccgcaaaaatttctttgttctgatgaacacaaaggaagatattttgagaaatatttgTAATTGAACCAttcatggaccccatttacttccatagtaggaaaaataatactatgaaagtaaatggggtccacgaacagtttggttacaaacatttctcaaaatatcttcctttgtgttcatcagtacaaataaatttatgcaggtttgtaacaaaataagagtgagtaaatgatgacagaattttcatttttgggtgaactatccctttaaatccccCTCCCAGTACCATGGATAATGCCATTGCCACTCATGTCAAAACACATATTTATGAATGGTAAAACTATATGGCACAAcgtagtgtcaacttaaacaTGAATAGGCTATAGTGTAGGCCTATGCATCATACTAGGAAAACAGTCTGCCTTGATGATGGACTTCTGTGGTCTTTTTCTGCTTTCCTGTGGGAGCGTCATCTGCAGCATGCCGTCCCTCTTTTATCCACATTTCTGCAAATCTCCGGGCAGGAAAGTAGGCAACCTCTGGCCCATTTATGGAAATGAACAGTAGGTTGTTCAGTGTGGACACATTTATTCGGTTTCTTTCATCTGTGAGAATACGGTTCATGGCGCTGAATCCCCTTTCACACTCAGCTGTTGACACTGGGAGTGTGGAGACAGTGATGAGCACTTTGCGCAGATTGTCTCCTGTGGTGCCATGACATTTGAATTGGTGGAATTCCTTGAGGAGTATGGTACTGGTTGCAGCCTCAACAGCGAGAGTCTTCCGAATGGTGAGAAGTTTGTTGTCTCCATAAAGGATGCGCTCGTCTTCATCAGATGGCCAATTTGACGGATTTAGAACGGCTGCATCAGAAATAATTCCGTTGTCATCCAGCCTGCGCTCAATGTTGTCGGCCAGAGAAACAAACAGTCTTTCACGAAAGACCTCTGCCTTCCGATGATCACTATCACTTGGCTGAGACACATTCACTCCCTTGAACGAGTGTAAACTTTCAAATTCTTCCTTCAGGCCTCTTGCGTTTACACCATCTGCTTGCCGCATAGACCTCAGTGTTCTCAGTGCAACATCCACCTCAGCACTGGCACTGACAGCTGTGGCATCTCTCCTCTGCAGAAACAGGGACAAGGCTTGCAGGGTTTCCAGTGCATCTTTTACCAACGCCATCTCCACCAAAAAAAGCCACTGTGTCATTTTACCATGAATGCCCTGACATTTGGCTCTTTCCACAGAAGATCTGGATTTGTCTTCCATCAACACTCCAAAGAGTTTGACCAAGGCTGGATAGCTTTGCCAGAGAGCCGTCACAGACGTGCAGGATGAGGACAGCCAGCGCACATCAAATACTCTTCCTATTCTGCGAGCGTGCATGCCCAGATCGGAAGCTGCAGACTCAAACTCTCTCATATGTTTTGGGCTTTGAGAGAAAAATGAATACAGAGAGTCAATGAACATCTGAAAATGGCTCGCCTCTGTAATGTGTTTTACAGCATCATGGACAGCAAGTTCTAACTTGTGGTTCATACAGTGAATGACGGTCAGGTTAGGGTTGATCTTCTCACGTAGGAGTGTGGCTGCTCCCCTGTATCTGCCCATCATAGCAGCGGCCCCATCTGTTGCAAAGCCAATAAGCCGGGTGCGCAACATGTCTTCAGAGATGCCCCGTGTATAAAGGCTTTGGAGCAGGGTATCACAGATAGCCGATCCAGTGCATGACTGCAGCTCAACAAGTTGAAGGAAGAAGTTGCAGACCTCACCTTCATAGGGAATCCTAATGTAGATGATTAGGCATGTTTTGTTTGACACCGTTGTGCTCTCATCAATGAGAATACTAAACTTATCAGATGAGTTTTTAATAAAGTCCACTAGCTGAGTTCTCATTTTTTCTCCAATAAACATGAGCATATTACGACAAGCCTTGTCAGAATGCAGCATATATCCCAGGTTTACACCATTCAGTTGTTGCAGTTCCACCAGCTGTGGCTGGATTTTGAATGAGAGGTTGTTTTGGCAGATCATATAGGCTGTACGTATGCAGTTCTCAGTTACTTTTAAAGTCTTCTCATTGTGTTTTCTCCACAGAGCTGCACTGTTATCTACTGCCTTTTCAATTGCTGTCTCGCGTCTTCTCTGCAAAATTTCTATGCATTTGATGTGGGACTGACACTTTCCATGTCTgcttattttgtcatttaatttttttgcagacTTTGCTTTTATGCCATTAATAAATGCAGAGTCAATGTGAAGCCTCTCTTGTGTATATGGGCCTAAATCTCTAATGTCAGAACAAGCTGAACATTGAACTGATCCATCTGTGGTGACAGCAAGCCACTCTCGACCCTCTCTCCATTTAGCAAAGCGCCCTGGCTCAATGCAACCTCCAACAACCCCAGAAACCGAATCATTAGCTTGTAAGTCTGGGTTGTATGGTCCTTGTTCATTTGAGTCAACATGGGACTGTGAGTTCTGCTGAGGTTGTGAGTTGCTGTCCATCCTACCTGTAGTAGTAACATTCTCATTTGCAGTTTTAGGATTTTTTTGTGATGGCCCTCCTGTGAAATACGATGATATACTGCTCTGAACCCTTTTCATTGTTCCCAGCTAGCTAGCTAGAGTTTTCGCGCTGAAatcatatatattatataaacatttgtacTTGGTGACATTCTGAAAAGCTGTACATGGATCGAAATGGACAGGATCAGATAAATTAGCCGCAACGTCATCTATCAGAAGGCTGGCGATGACAGTGGGTGTGGTCCATTTCGGATTTTATTGTTCTATCGAAGTGACAGTTCACACGGattgattgcaaagttaaactattacagtagaaacagttttactgctgcttttaaagtaataacgTTAACTTTACACCGCGATGCTgagctacagtgaaatgatagaaaagacagatgcattaGGTGTTAGTCAATTTGCCTCATTTGCGCAAACTGGACGCGCCCGCGCCTCGCCTCATTTGCGTTTATCATATATGTGActtcggccattttgtgtggtGTGAATGGGACACtaactctgcttgtcatcataaacagataatcagattgtgatgtttattccCGCTTTATTAATATGCTTTATAATATGCTGGTGAATATGCATGCTGCTTTCCTTCGTTTCGACACACAGCTGACAGCTCCACAACCATCTCGCAAGTGTTGATAGGATATTA
Above is a window of Paramisgurnus dabryanus chromosome 13, PD_genome_1.1, whole genome shotgun sequence DNA encoding:
- the LOC135750311 gene encoding E3 SUMO-protein ligase KIAA1586-like, whose protein sequence is MDSNSQPQQNSQSHVDSNEQGPYNPDLQANDSVSGVVGGCIEPGRFAKWREGREWLAVTTDGSVQCSACSDIRDLGPYTQERLHIDSAFINGIKAKSAKKLNDKISRHGKCQSHIKCIEILQRRRETAIEKAVDNSAALWRKHNEKTLKVTENCIRTAYMICQNNLSFKIQPQLVELQQLNGVNLGYMLHSDKACRNMLMFIGEKMRTQLVDFIKNSSDKFSILIDESTTVSNKTCLIIYIRIPYEGEVCNFFLQLVELQSCTGSAICDTLLQSLYTRGISEDMLRTRLIGFATDGAAAMMGRYRGAATLLREKINPNLTVIHCMNHKLELAVHDAVKHITEASHFQMFIDSLYSFFSQSPKHMREFESAASDLGMHARRIGRVFDVRWLSSSCTSVTALWQSYPALVKLFGVLMEDKSRSSVERAKCQGIHGKMTQWLFLVEMALVKDALETLQALSLFLQRRDATAVSASAEVDVALRTLRSMRQADGVNARGLKEEFESLHSFKGVNVSQPSDSDHRKAEVFRERLFVSLADNIERRLDDNGIISDAAVLNPSNWPSDEDERILYGDNKLLTIRKTLAVEAATSTILLKEFHQFKCHGTTGDNLRKVLITVSTLPVSTAECERGFSAMNRILTDERNRINVSTLNNLLFISINGPEVAYFPARRFAEMWIKEGRHAADDAPTGKQKKTTEVHHQGRLFS